The sequence GGGAGTGCTTGTAGCGTCGTTTTATCCCATATTTATGGGTTTAAAAGTTATTGACGATATGGTACGGAATGGGGTGGTTTTGGCTGAAAACTACCCAAAGTACATAATACCGTATACACCGATTAGTTTGGCAGTCATAATTGCGGTTTTGTTATTACCGGTTTTAATGAGATATACCAAAAAGTATGCATTGGCAACAGCAACTTTAATATCCCTTCTGGTCTTTTTTGTGTCGGAACTGTTGCTTGAAAATATGGTTATTATTACAGACAATGTTACGACAACTCTTGAAAGCTGGCAAATGTTTATGTGTTATGTGCCGCCGGAGAGTGTTAGGACAAGGACATGGAAACCGGTTGATGTGCTGATTGGAGATTATAGTCCCGCATTTAAAATTCACTTCTATGCTATTTCGGTGGTTTTAATAATTACTCTTGTAAACTGCTTTTACGGTTTTGCAAAAATCATTGTTACAAAGGATAAGCGTAGATTAAAGGCATTGATTTTTCAGGCACTATTGACTGTTTTGTTTCTTGGGCTTTGCATTTTTGCGTGCTTTACCGCATTTTTCAGGGACGGAGAAATTACGGTGTCTGCTGTTTCGGCAATACTTATGAGTTTGTTTTTTGTCGTGTTTGGTTTAACGTCGGGCGTATATGCCGGTTCATTTTTGGTGGGAAAGAAGAAAACACTGGCGGTATTGCTTCCGTCGATTGTGGCATCGGCTGTTACAATTGTTATGTATATCGGTGAGATGGTACTGCTCAGCGGCCATTTGTACCGTTTTGGAACGGGATTTTTGTTTGAGGAATTTCCGGGAATTGTACTTGCTCCTGTGGATATTTTGGTTATTGTAGCATCGGGATGTATAAATGCTGTTATATGCCATGCTTTTGGTGAATCGGGAAAGAGGATTAAAAATTAAGTGTAAATGGAGAGGATAACTCGATTTTGAGAATATACATATACTTCACTGTTCCGGGAGCAACGGATTTGATCTTCTGTTTTTAAAAAACGGTAAATTTGCGATAGTAAGAGGCAAAGCACGGTGTGGGATTAGGCAATTTGAAAACATATGGAGGATTAAGGCAAGGTTCACAGAGTTATAATATTGATAGATTAAAAAAATATTTGTATTATGGCGATGGAACCTATGATGATTTAGTAAATACACTTTTAAATGAGGCAATGAATGACCAGCTTGAAAGTTTTGCTTCATTTTACAGAGGGAAAAAGCTATATGAATTGCCAAGAGGATGGCCTGAAATTCCGGCAAAAAGACAAAGATAAAGGAGGATAAGGAAATATGGCGATGACCCCTATTGAAATGATTGAGTTTTGCGACAGTCAGGTTAATGGAGGTATTCAAAGAGGGTTAGAAAAAGGTAAAGCTAATGGGGATTATTACCTTATAGCACTAAATTATGATGAAGGATTCAAATGTAGGTTGATGCAAACGTTAATATCTTGGAGAATAGGTATAGGTAATCCAAAAGAATATCTTATTAAAGCTATTGACATAGCTAATGAGGCTATTTCAACACTTTCGAAGTTTGAAACCAAAAATATTTTAAAAGATTTTCCTGTTGATACCGCATTAATTGCTTCTTATTTGGCTGAAAGACCGTTGTATGTAGATGAGAATTTGAATATGAATACATCAGGTCTTCCGTTTGAGGTTATTTTGGACCTTGAAATGGCAAAGACACTCCGAGGTGCCAATAATGAGGATGCCTGGTCGAGTATTATCGATCAATATAAACAAAAGAAACGTTCAGCTTTATGTTATAATACATATTGTTTGTACAAGGAATTGCTTTTTACCGAAGATGCAGAAAAAGTTGAGCCAATTGTAAGACAGCTTGAAAAGTTGTTCTTAAAACGTAAAAAGAATCCTTATTATAGTGGAGGAGAGTTAACAGAAGGTGGAGGACCTAGTAATGATGTAACTGTTGACTATCGATTAGGTGCAATTTTAAAGTTTAAATCCTTTAAAGGGGAGTCTATACATTTGTGGAGATGGGATTAAATTCATGCTGACAGCTGTTGGACATCACTTGGCTAAAACAGTTGTAAGATAGTTGAGTTAAATTAAAATGGATAAATGGATTATTTTAAAAATCCTCGGTTGCAGACAAACATATAGCCGGGGTTTTTGTTTTGGAGCGATGTAAATAAAGTCCGTCAATTTGCTTTTCAGTTCACGATATATTCAGAAGAATAAAAGCAGTATACCGCATTTATCATAAATGTCCGTAACAGGCAAAAAGATATTATGTCTATAATAAAATATGACTACAACAATGTCGTTCAGTTGTTTGTAAAAAATTTAAGTGAGTCTAAAGAGTATCATAAAAACTATCTAGAGCTGATTTCAAAAATAAAGCAAATGGATGGGGTAGTAGATATAGGAAGTTTTTGTTATGGCAGCATTTCTTTCAAAGAGCTTGATGAAAATATTAATTTGAGAAAAAGAGTTTTTTCTGCGATTGGAAAGACTGATCAGTTTGAAAATATACCCCTGTTAAATGCGTTATATATCGAGAGTGCAATGATTCACATATTAGAACCCCCGATATACAAAGGAAGGTTTTTTGAGAGTGAAGATTTCGAAGAAAGCGATGAAATTCCTCTTGTTGTAGGATATGCCTATAAAGATATTTTTGAGATAGGGCAAACCTTTACCGTTACTGACGAATCACTGGGAATGACAGGAACTTATAAAGTAATTGGTATTCTTGATAAAGGAAGTTATTGATTTAGCGACTACAATATATTGGATAATCAAATAGAAGACATTTCCATATTTTGTATAGCTCCTATGGCCAGGGAACTTTATGAAAACAATATTTTTGTCCTGACTTTAAATTCTAAAATGCTGTACGTGGTAGGCGGTAATTTGAGCAATGTGGATGCAGTGAGAAGAAAAATATCCGATTTGGCTAAAGAGTATAAAATGAGTATCCGTCAGATGACAGTAAAGGAATATAATGACGCGAAAAATTCAGAATATATGGAAGGTGAAAGTGCCAGGATATTTACATCTTTAATAATGATTATACTTTCAGTATTTGGCATAATGTCCATATCTGCTGCGAAATTGCTTTCCAAAAGAAGAGAAATAGGCATCCGCCTTTCTTTTGGTACAAGCAAAAGGGGTATCATTTTCATATTTTCCGGCGAATTATTTATTTTATTTGTTATATCGCTTCTTATAACTCTTTTGATTCACAATATTAGTATTATAAACAAGAGCGAAATGAAAAAGTATTTTTATAACTTTAGCTATGGTCTCAATATTCAAAGTGTGGGAGTTCTTCTTGGCATTATCGTTTTGATTTTTATTTTCAGCTGTATTGTTCCAATTATAACAATTAAAAAGTTTTCACTTAGAGATTTGATTGGAGGTTATGAGTAATGAAAAACGCAATTATAAGATTGGAGAATATCAGTAAAATATACGGAAAAGACGATTATAAGACAGTTGCTTTAAAAGATATAAATTTAGAAATTTTCGAAGGGGATTTCGTGTCAATAATGGGGCCGTCAGGTTCCGGCAAAACAACGCTGCTGAATATAATCGGCTTCATAGATACGCCGACCGACGGTAAGTATTTTCTTAAAGGGCAGGATGTAAACAAAATGGCCAGGGGCAAGTTTCACAAATTAAGAGGCACCGAAGTGAGTTTTATATTCCAGCAGTTTGCCCTTCTTAAAGACTATACGGCATATGAAAACATTCAGCTGCCGCTTTTATATAGAAAAATGTCAAGAAAAGAGAAAAAAGCAAAAATACTTTTTTATGCCGAAAAACTTGGTATAGGTGATATTTTGCACAAAAAACCGTCTCAGTTATCAGGGGGGCAACAGCAAAGGGTGGCTATTGCCAGGGCACTGGCAAGTGAAGCCAACATTATCCTTGCGGATGAACCTACCGGAGCATTGGATCAGAAAAAAGGAAACGAGCTTATGAAGATACTTGCCGGTTTAAATAAAGAGGGGAAAACGATTTTGGTAGTAACTCACGATCCAAACATTGCAAATTATTGTATCAGAAACATTCGTATTGAAGACGGTAAGATAATAAGTGACAGTTCGAGTTTACAGGATGAACCGTTAAAAACTTGTTAGTTTCCTGTTTTTTCGGGGTTATTGTTTGTGGAGATGGAATTAAATTGATGTTGACGGGTATATGCAGATACTCAGACGATTTGGTACAAATCTTGTCAATTAAAACACTTAATTTGTGTGCGGGATTTACTGTATTAAACGCAATATCGTTTGTACCAATATGCAATGATACATTATCCAACTTTGCGGCATCCATCTATTCATTGATTCTGGCGTCGATTTGTTCTATTTTCCAACCGGGATATCTTTCATGGTTCTTGTATGCGACCGTCATTATTCAAATCGGCATTTTCAGAGTTTATTGAACTTTCATTTACAAGTTTGAATAAATAACTTTTTAGTAGATATAAATCTGATGAATTTGCTTTGCCGTCGGAGTTTACATTCTCCAAATTATTTGCTCCCGCAATTGGCGTGCTTGACATTGTAAGTAGTGCAGCCGGCAAAAGAATTAAAGAGAATATTTTCGATAGAATATTTTTTATGAATTTGCAAAAATTGATCAAAAGCTAATATAATGAAAACTAAAATTTTGTATTACAAAATGAAATAATTAATTTTAAAAAAGAGGAATTTGGCTAAAGATGTCGTAATATAACTTTAAATTCCATTTTTTATACAAAATTTTGACAATTCTTGGCAGAAGAAAGTCGGTATTATATTGGCTGATTAGGAGAAAATTGCGAAACTCTGACAAATGAAATAGAAACTTTAGCAAAATACAGAAATTCCATTTTTGAATATACTAAGCATACTTACAGCTCTTTTGGAGATTTCGCAGTTAAAATAAAGATTACTTCATGAAGAAAGGGTTGGGTTTTATGCTTGGTTTAATTTTAGGAACGATTACTTTAATTCTGTCAGTGTTGCTGGCAGTAGCGATTCACAGCTTTACGTCTTTTGATGTTATGTCATTTTCTGTTTTTTATATTATTCCGATGGGTTCGATTTGTATTGGCACAATCGCATGTTTGGGTTATTATTTGGGCTTGTTTGCAAGCAACAAAAAAGTCTCTCCCAATCTATTTATGATTGGTTTGTTAATTCCTATTTTATCGTATATAAGGTGTTCAATACGGCTATTATGTCACAGCGTATTTGGATGAAGATATGAATCTGAATTATAAAATGGTAGGGGAGCATATTAGTAATTATGCAATTGGAGACTCGGAGGAACCGCTCAATTTTATTTCATTTACAAAGCTAATGGTTGAATCAAGAACTATTTCTTTCTATCATCGTAGTCGGACTATTGGTGAAGTGAAAGGAAATGCTGTCGTAAATTGGATATTCTTTATTATTGATGGCCTTGGCTCTATATTCGGAAGTGTTATGGCATATTGGCTTGTTTTGCGTGACGCAAAGTACTGCAATGATTGCAAACGGTATATGAAGAAAAAGTCCATATTGAAGTTTTTGGCTACGGACATAGACAGAACAATTAAGTTTCAGGATATTGACAATTTGAGTTCTGATGAAATAAAGGATTTGTTTTTACCTACGAACGTTGGTAAAAATGAACATTATGAAATAATTGTTTATTGGTGTCAGGAGTGTGATAAGGGTTATCTTAAAATGAAATACATGGGAAAAAATTCAAAAGGCAAAATAGAAGAGAATTTATCAAAAAGCAAAGAATTCGAAATTTCATCTTATACTGTTAGGACCCTTTGCGATCTGTCCCGTAATGGCTTTAGAGATAAGGTTGTAGTTTAAACTTTGTTAAGTTTAAAAACTATCAAACATATAATCACGATGTTAGATATTTGTTGCGAAACGTGCAAATACCTTATGTCAAGTTCCATAATGTGAACCTTAAAATCCACCTCGCTGCTCTTTGAGAGGTGGATTTTTCGTATTGGCGAAAGGAATGTAAATGACTGTAGATAATAACGAATAAAAATGAAAAATAACATATTGACAAGAGGGGGTAAAAGGAGTTATACTTAAGTTAACTTGTTGTGCTAGCTTTTTTTACAGGTAAAAATTGCGAATGAAAAACTCCAACATAATATTGTAACCTATCATTAAACACCAAACTAATGATAGGAGGTCACAATATATGATGGAGCTTGATAAAAATTATTATATCAAAGAAATTGAAAACTTAAAAGACTTTGTAACTGTCGCCTACATCATAATTGACGACATTTACCAGAAGGTAACTCCACCACACATTGCAAATCGCTGTAACATCAATAATTCGGTTATGAGCGATAGTGAAATAATTACCATATGTATTGTTGGAGAGTTACTCACTATCGACTCTGAGAAAGCTTGGTTGGGTTTCTGTAAGAAGAATATGAGAGACCTGTTTCCCAAATTCTGTGACAGGACCAGGTTCAATAGAACCCGCAGAAACCTGCACGCAGTAATTGAGGAAATCAGAAAAGAACTCTCAAACCTTACAGGGTATGCCCAGCAACCTTACCGGATAGTAGATAGTATTCCTATACCGGTGTGCAAATTTGGAAGAGCCAAGTTCCATAAAACATTCCGTGGTTTCGGAGCAACTTATGGAAAATGTCCTTCCAAAAAAGAAATATATCTGGGCTATAAGCTGCATATGCTTGCAACCCTGGATGGTTTTATAACTGATTTTGCAATTACACCTGCCAATGTTGATGATCGTGCTGGTGTATGGGACCTGATTGATTCTTACCGGCGGATAACCTTAATTGGAGATAAGGGATATATTGGAACAGAATTTGCTGTTGAACTAAAAGAGGAAAAGGAAATAGAGATCCTACCTGTTAAAAGGAGCAACAGCAAGTTACAGTTTCCGAAAGCTATAAGGCAATTAATCTTCAAATTAAGGCGCCGGATAGAGACTTCGGCTTCTCAGCTTACCCAGCAACTCAATATAGAGAAGGTGCTTGCAAAGTCGTACTGGGGATTTTTAGCCAGGGTAAAAACCAAGCTTTTAGCCTACAACTTATGTTATTACATCAATAAGCTTATAGGCCGTGATATTAATTTTTCGAGGATCAAAGAGTTAGTATTTGGTTAAAAAATTTAATTCCTCAAACTCAGTAGGAATACTATAGGTGTTTGAGTTGCCATAATATTCCTTGAGCCTGTAAACTATCAGGTAGCACAACAGATTAAGTTAGTTAATTAAGTGAATTAAGTAAGTAAGTAAGGGGGCATGTCTATGTTACAATCGGTTATGGTATCTCCTGGAAAGATTGAGTTCCATGAGGTGGAAAAACCGGAACTAAAACCTGGACAAGTACTAATAAAGATTATGAGAATTGGCATATGTGGTTCGGATATTCATGTAAATCATGGAAAACATCCTTTCACAAAGTATCCGGTAACTCAAGGACATGAAGTAAGTGGAAAAATCGTCGAAGTTGCAGAAGATGTGGAGCATCTGAAAGTTGGCCAGAAAGTGACTATAGAGCCTCAGGTTGTATGTGGTAAATGTCATCCGTGCCGTACAGGAAAATATAACCTCTGTGAGGAACTAAAAGTTATGGGATTCCAGACCGTTGGCGCAGGCAGCGAATATTTTGCTGTTGATGCGAAGAATGTAACGACTGTCCCTGACCATCTTTCTTATGACGAGGCCGCGATGATTGAGCCTTTGGCTGTTACCGTTCATGCGGCAAACAGAGTCGGTGATGTGAAGGATAAGGACATTGTAGTAATAGGTGCGGGTCCTATAGGAATTTTGCTGGTTCAGACCCTGAAAGCAAAAGGTGCCCGCAAGGTAATGGTTACGGATGTAAGCGATTATCGTTTGGAATTGGCGCTCAAGTGTGGTGCTGATTTTGCAGTCAATACCAAAAAAGAAGATTTCGGAGAAGCGATGCTTCGCTGTTTTGGACCTGATAAAGCAGATGTTATATATGATTGTGCGGGCAACAATACAACAATGGAACAAGCCATAAAACATTCCCGCAAGGGAAGCATAATTGTTCTGGTTGCAGTATTTGAAGGTATGGCAACAGTCGATCTTGCAACTCTTAACGATAAGGAACTGGATTTGAATACGACAATGATGTATCGGCATGAGGACTATGTGGAAGCCATTGAGCTTGTTGAAGCGGGTAAAGTAAAATTAACCCCTCTGATGAGCAAGCATTTTGCTTTTAGAGATTGGGAAAAAGCCTATGAGTATATTGACAATAATCGTGAAATTACTATGAAAGTCCTCATTGATGTTAATAACGATGATGATTAATTGGGATAAATTTGATAAAATAATCAGGTGAGATTCTATGTTTGATGTTGTTGCGGTTGGAGAGTTGTTAATAGATTTTTTGCCCGCTGGTACAAATGAAAATGGGATGCCTCTTTTTTCGTCGAACCCTGGCGGAGCTCCGGCCAACGTTCTTGCCATGCTGTCCAAACTGGGAGCCAAAACTGCTTTTATCGGGAAAGTCGGAAAAGACGGGTTTGGACAGTTTTTGAAGGCGACGCTTGATAATGCCGGAATTGATACATCCAACCTGTTGATGAGTTCCAGCGAAATGACAACTTTGGCATTTGTTCATCTGAATGAGAAGGGTGACAGATCTTTTAGTTTTTATCGAAAGCATTGTGCGGATGTCAGTTTGGACGCCGGCGAACTTGATAAAGATTTGCTCAGAACATGCCATTTTCTGCATTTTGGGGCTGTCTCTTTAACTGATGAGCCGAGTCGTACTGCGACTTTGGAAGCCGCCAGAATTGCAAAAGAAGCAGGAGCAATAATTTCATATGACCCGAATTACCGGCCTGCTTTGTGGAGTAATGAACACGAAGCACGTAAATACATGTTAAAGGCAGTTGAATATGCTGATTTGGTTAAAGTCAGTGAAGAAGAACTTTGGCTTTTGGCGGAAAGTGAGGATTTTTCCAAAGGGGCGCACAAACTGCTTGCCATGGGTCCGTCGGTTGTCTTTGTTACTTGTGGTGAAAAAGGCTCTTATGTTTTCACCGGAAGTTGTAAGGCGAATCACTGTGGATACGACGTAAAAGTGGTTGATACTACCGGGGCGGGAGATGCGTTTGTGGGAGCCATGCTATGGCAGCTTAGGGGTATGTCTTTGGAAGAAATATCTCAGATATGTGAGCAAAAATGGGGAGAATTACTGGCATTTTCAAATGCTGCAGGTACTATTGTGGCTACTAAAAAAGGTGCAATTCCTGCAATGCCCGACCTGGATACGATAAATACTTTTATGAGGCAGTTTCTTGAAGAGAAGTAAAAAAGGCAGAGTATGATTTGACAGTAGATATAATGACGGAAAGGGAGGTGCTGGCGTGGATAAGTTTACGAAACTTGATTTAAACAGTATAACAAGCAACAATAGAATGAATATATTTAATTGTATTCTTGAAGCAAAGGAAATAAACAGAGCAGTTATAGCCAAAAAAGTAGGGCTGAGCATTCCTGCGGTTATGTCCATTACCGATGATTTGATTCAGAAAGGTATTATCTATGTTATAGGCAAGGGTAAATCCAGTGGAGGGAAACGTCCCGAATTGCTTGCGGTGGTCCCGGACAGGTTTTTCTTTGTCGGAGTGGATGTAGGAAGAACATCTGTAAGGGTAGTTGTAATGAACAACTGCAGGGATGTTGTTTACAAAGTGAGTAAGCCGACGGAATCTGTTGAACCAGATGAATTAATAAATCAGATAACCGAAATGACTATGGAAAGTATAAATGAATCAAAATTCCCCCTTGACAGAGTTGTTGGTATAGGTGTTGCAATGCCGGGCTTAATTGAGCGGGGCACCGGCAGGGTAATTTTTAGCCCGAATTTTGGCTGGAACAATATTGCTTTACAAGACGAACTTAAAAAGCACCTTCCTTTCAATGTACTGGTGGAAAACGCAAATCGCGCCCTGGTTATAGGAGAGATAAAAAATACACAGCCAAATCCTACTTCATGTATTGTCGGGGTTAACCTTGGATACGGTATCGGATCGGCGATAGTCTTACCAAATGGTTTGTATTATGGGGTAAGCGGAACGAGTGGTGAAATTGGACATATTATTGTTGAAAACCATGGTTCATATTGTTCGTGTGGCAATTATGGGTGTATTGAATCCATTGCAAGCGGAGAAGCGATAGCTCGCGAGGCCCGTATTGCAATAGCGAATAAAATACAAAGCAGCGTTTTTGAAAAGTGTGAAGGGGATTTGAAGAAAATAGATGCCAAAATGGTTTTTGATGCTGCAAAGGAAGGAGATCACCTTGCCCAGTCCATAGTGGAAAAAGCGGCTGACTATATAGGCAAGGGTTTGGCAATCACCATAAACATGCTTGACCCTGAGCAGATCATTCTTTGTGGTGGTTTGACGTTAAGCGGCGACTTTTTTATCGATATGATCAAAAAAGCGGTATCCAAGTATCAGATGCGTTATGCCGGAGGAAATGTTAAAATTGTTGTTGGTAAAAGTGGACTCTATGCTACTGCCATAGGTGGTGCATGGATTGTTGCAAATAATATTGATTTTCTGTCAAGTAACTAAGAACTCTTTAGTTAATGCATTTCATTTTTCGCTTTATCCAATCAGTTTTTTATTTATAAATATTAAAAATTGAAAAAAAATACATTGACTTTCTATATAAAAAGGATATATAATAAAATTGTAGTTAGTTAAGTTAACTAAGTAATCGTTTATTAAAAATAATCATAATTTTTTCTTCTTAGTAGTACGAAAGATTTAGTATCAATCAAAGTATCATTAAGTATCAATTCAAAGGTTGTAGTCCTGCAGTACTTAATATACCCCACCGATTGATAGATGCAACTAAAGTAAAGTTGGTAAAGCAAGGAGGAGCGTAAATGGATAATGCTTTACTTCTGGAAGTTAAAGGGCTTTCAAAAGTATTCCCTGGAACACGTGCACTAAATCGTGTCAGCCTTGAAGTAAGAAAAGGTGAAGTACATGGTTTGTGCGGAGAAAACGGTGCAGGGAAAAGCACTTTAATGAACATTGTAGGTGGAGTTTTTCCTGCAACTGAAGGAATTATGAAATTCGACGGCAAAATTTTCAATCCCAAAAACCCTAAGGACTCTCAGGATGCAGGAATAGGTTTTGTTCATCAAGAGCTTTGTTTGTGTCCGCATCTTTCGGCAGCTGAAAACATTTTTATTGGAAGGCTGCCAAGCAAAGGGGATAAAATTGACTTTAAAAAGCTTTATGAAGATGCCGATGCGATACTTAAAACTTTAGATGCCAATTTCAGCAGCAAAACTCTTGTTAGTAATTTAACGGTCAGTGAACAGCAACTTGTGGAAATAGCAAAATCTATTTCACTTAATTGTAAGCTCCTAATTTTAGATGAGCCTACCAGTTCCCTGACTGACAAAGAGACAGCAAGACTGTTCCAAGTGGTCAGAGACCTCAAGAAGAAAGGTATATCCATACTGTTTATATCTCACCGTATGAAAGAAGTGTTCGAAATATGTGACCGGGTTACAGTTCTAAAAGATGGTTCGTATGTTTGCTGTATGAATATTTCGGAAATTACACATGAAGATGTAATAAGAGCGATGGTAGGGCGTGACCTTGGCGAGCTTTACCCGCCTAAATCTTCAAAAATTGAGGAAGACAACTATATTTTAAAGGTTGAAAATTTAAGCGGAAATGGATTTGAAAATGTAAGCTTTACATTGAAAAAAGGAGAAATCTTAGGTTTCGCAGGCTTGGTAGGAGCAGGTCGCAGTGAGGTCATGAGAGGATTGTGTGCAATAGATCCCGTTAAACGTGGAGAGGTTTATCTAAATGGTGAAAAACAAAAGTTTAAACGGTACAAGGACGCAGTAAAAAAAGGAATTTGCTATCTTACAGAAGACAGAAAAAATTCGGGTTTGTTTTTGCACATGAGCATAGCCCAAAATATCAGCAGTGCAAACCTTGAAGCTGTTTCAAAACGTGGTTGGATTATAAAGAAACGAGAGTACAGCTTGTCTGAAAAATATGTGAAGGCATTGTCAATAAAGATTCCGGGTTTGTCATATCCTATCAGTAATTTGTCCGGCGGCAACCAACAGAAATGCCTGATCGGAAAATGGCTTTCAACAAATCCCAAAGTCATAATTATGGATGAACCTACACGAGGCATTGACGTCGGGGCAAAACGTGAAATCCATAATCTGTTGCGTTCATTAAGTGAGCAAGGCGTTGGTGTGATAATTGTCTCCAGTGAACTGCCTGAAATAATCGGTGTTGCTGACAGAATTGCGGTGATGCATGAAGGGAGGCTGGCAGGATTTTTACAGGGAGAACAAGTTTCTGAGGAAAACATAATGAAATTGGCTTCCGGAGCAAATTTATCATAGGAGGAAATGCAATGAAAGACAAAATTACAGGAATAATAAAAAAGATATTTTCTCAACGCGAAGTTACTGTATTTCTGATTATTCTTTTGGTTGTGGCAATTACTTCGATTATTCAGCCTAAGTTCCTGAACTCAAACAACATGAGATCAATAGCACTGAGTGTTTCAGTTGACGGTTTGTTTGCGATTGGTCTTACGATGGCGTTGATTTTGGGTGGAATAGAACTGAGTGTCGGAAGTGTGGCTGCCATGACATGTGTGATAACCGGTTACCTGGCGTTGCAGGGGGTTAATATTTGGGTTGCTTGTATTGCAAGTATTGCAAGTGGCTTGGTTGTAGGTCTTTTCAATGGTTTTATGATTTCAAAAATAGGTTTGCCGCCCTTCATTGTTACATTGGGTATGGAAAATCTTGCGCGGGGTATGGCTTACATTATAACAACAGGTTCACCGCTTTCTGTTTCAGGATATTTACCTCAATCGTTCCGCTTCTTTGCGACAGGATCAGTTTTTGGAATACCCGTTCTCTTCATCATATTTATAATAATTTCGGCGATTGCATTTATCTTTATGAAGTATTCAAAGATATGCAGGAATATATACTACGTCGGAAGCAATGAAAATGCTGCAAGACTTTCCGGTATAAATGTAGACAGGGTAAAAATCGGTGTATATGTGACAATTGCGTTAATCTCCACATTAGCAGGCTTATTGTCTCTGGCACGCTTTAACGTGGCAACCCCGGAACTTAGCAAGGGTGCTGAAACAACGGCAATTTCCGCGGCAGTTATCGGCGGAACATCGATGACAGGTGGTTCCGGAGGCGTACTGGGAACTGTTTTGGGTATTTTCTTACTGAAGATAGTTAAT comes from Acetivibrio thermocellus ATCC 27405 and encodes:
- a CDS encoding dockerin type I repeat-containing protein; the encoded protein is MSSTPIAGANNLENVNSDGKANSSDLYLLKSYLFKLVNESSINSENADLNNDGRIQEP
- a CDS encoding IS982-like element ISCth1 family transposase — encoded protein: MMELDKNYYIKEIENLKDFVTVAYIIIDDIYQKVTPPHIANRCNINNSVMSDSEIITICIVGELLTIDSEKAWLGFCKKNMRDLFPKFCDRTRFNRTRRNLHAVIEEIRKELSNLTGYAQQPYRIVDSIPIPVCKFGRAKFHKTFRGFGATYGKCPSKKEIYLGYKLHMLATLDGFITDFAITPANVDDRAGVWDLIDSYRRITLIGDKGYIGTEFAVELKEEKEIEILPVKRSNSKLQFPKAIRQLIFKLRRRIETSASQLTQQLNIEKVLAKSYWGFLARVKTKLLAYNLCYYINKLIGRDINFSRIKELVFG
- a CDS encoding carbohydrate kinase family protein; the encoded protein is MFDVVAVGELLIDFLPAGTNENGMPLFSSNPGGAPANVLAMLSKLGAKTAFIGKVGKDGFGQFLKATLDNAGIDTSNLLMSSSEMTTLAFVHLNEKGDRSFSFYRKHCADVSLDAGELDKDLLRTCHFLHFGAVSLTDEPSRTATLEAARIAKEAGAIISYDPNYRPALWSNEHEARKYMLKAVEYADLVKVSEEELWLLAESEDFSKGAHKLLAMGPSVVFVTCGEKGSYVFTGSCKANHCGYDVKVVDTTGAGDAFVGAMLWQLRGMSLEEISQICEQKWGELLAFSNAAGTIVATKKGAIPAMPDLDTINTFMRQFLEEK
- a CDS encoding ABC transporter permease, whose protein sequence is MDNQIEDISIFCIAPMARELYENNIFVLTLNSKMLYVVGGNLSNVDAVRRKISDLAKEYKMSIRQMTVKEYNDAKNSEYMEGESARIFTSLIMIILSVFGIMSISAAKLLSKRREIGIRLSFGTSKRGIIFIFSGELFILFVISLLITLLIHNISIINKSEMKKYFYNFSYGLNIQSVGVLLGIIVLIFIFSCIVPIITIKKFSLRDLIGGYE
- a CDS encoding ROK family transcriptional regulator, with translation MDKFTKLDLNSITSNNRMNIFNCILEAKEINRAVIAKKVGLSIPAVMSITDDLIQKGIIYVIGKGKSSGGKRPELLAVVPDRFFFVGVDVGRTSVRVVVMNNCRDVVYKVSKPTESVEPDELINQITEMTMESINESKFPLDRVVGIGVAMPGLIERGTGRVIFSPNFGWNNIALQDELKKHLPFNVLVENANRALVIGEIKNTQPNPTSCIVGVNLGYGIGSAIVLPNGLYYGVSGTSGEIGHIIVENHGSYCSCGNYGCIESIASGEAIAREARIAIANKIQSSVFEKCEGDLKKIDAKMVFDAAKEGDHLAQSIVEKAADYIGKGLAITINMLDPEQIILCGGLTLSGDFFIDMIKKAVSKYQMRYAGGNVKIVVGKSGLYATAIGGAWIVANNIDFLSSN
- a CDS encoding ABC transporter ATP-binding protein; protein product: MKNAIIRLENISKIYGKDDYKTVALKDINLEIFEGDFVSIMGPSGSGKTTLLNIIGFIDTPTDGKYFLKGQDVNKMARGKFHKLRGTEVSFIFQQFALLKDYTAYENIQLPLLYRKMSRKEKKAKILFYAEKLGIGDILHKKPSQLSGGQQQRVAIARALASEANIILADEPTGALDQKKGNELMKILAGLNKEGKTILVVTHDPNIANYCIRNIRIEDGKIISDSSSLQDEPLKTC
- a CDS encoding zinc-dependent alcohol dehydrogenase, whose product is MLQSVMVSPGKIEFHEVEKPELKPGQVLIKIMRIGICGSDIHVNHGKHPFTKYPVTQGHEVSGKIVEVAEDVEHLKVGQKVTIEPQVVCGKCHPCRTGKYNLCEELKVMGFQTVGAGSEYFAVDAKNVTTVPDHLSYDEAAMIEPLAVTVHAANRVGDVKDKDIVVIGAGPIGILLVQTLKAKGARKVMVTDVSDYRLELALKCGADFAVNTKKEDFGEAMLRCFGPDKADVIYDCAGNNTTMEQAIKHSRKGSIIVLVAVFEGMATVDLATLNDKELDLNTTMMYRHEDYVEAIELVEAGKVKLTPLMSKHFAFRDWEKAYEYIDNNREITMKVLIDVNNDDD